In Brucella melitensis bv. 1 str. 16M, a genomic segment contains:
- a CDS encoding ImmA/IrrE family metallo-endopeptidase, whose protein sequence is MSSQNYVVPPLSWDNIGQLSDAIRVQFSLADQATFPVMDFLELVLCQRMGMVDLRIKTQQEMGDFEGFTDPKGKFIILREDVYENACNDSPRDRFTVAHELGHFFLHTGIPMARASDERRIKDYRLSEPQANQFAGELLMPRQFTSPFDTAEDVMQRHSVSRGAADIRLNFMRKKWINKKGI, encoded by the coding sequence ATGAGCAGTCAGAATTACGTTGTCCCACCGCTTTCGTGGGACAACATCGGCCAATTAAGCGACGCAATCCGCGTGCAGTTCTCTCTTGCTGATCAAGCGACATTTCCCGTCATGGATTTTCTCGAACTTGTACTGTGCCAGCGCATGGGCATGGTCGATTTGAGGATAAAAACCCAACAAGAGATGGGGGATTTCGAGGGGTTCACTGATCCAAAGGGCAAGTTCATTATTCTACGCGAAGACGTTTATGAGAACGCCTGCAACGATAGTCCTAGAGACCGGTTTACGGTAGCGCACGAATTGGGTCACTTTTTTCTTCACACTGGTATACCGATGGCGCGTGCGAGCGACGAAAGGCGAATAAAGGACTATCGGCTGAGTGAGCCACAAGCCAATCAGTTCGCAGGAGAGCTTTTGATGCCTCGCCAATTCACGTCGCCGTTCGATACAGCAGAAGATGTCATGCAAAGACATAGTGTATCTCGTGGCGCGGCAGATATCCGGCTTAATTTTATGAGAAAGAAGTGGATCAATAAAAAAGGGATCTGA
- a CDS encoding transcriptional regulator, with translation MTTELGKELRKLRIDHNERLLDMSKKIGKSSAFISAVETGQKTPPNGFEELVIGAYHLARAAAEKLRIAADKSRSAFTITADTPLSRDTAGLLARKMNSLSDEQLEEIKHILRRGKEE, from the coding sequence ATGACCACGGAACTCGGGAAGGAGCTTAGAAAATTACGCATCGACCATAACGAACGCTTGTTGGATATGTCCAAGAAAATTGGAAAGTCCTCGGCGTTCATCTCAGCAGTTGAAACCGGTCAAAAAACCCCACCGAACGGGTTTGAGGAACTTGTGATAGGTGCGTATCACTTGGCACGAGCTGCAGCTGAAAAGCTACGTATTGCAGCCGATAAATCTAGGTCGGCCTTTACAATTACGGCAGACACACCCTTGAGCAGGGATACTGCAGGATTACTAGCGAGAAAAATGAACTCGCTTTCTGATGAGCAATTGGAGGAAATCAAGCACATTCTCAGGCGAGGTAAAGAGGAATGA
- a CDS encoding GcrA family cell cycle regulator, with protein MFDKLTSPHEGFRLADLSRRQCKWPVNRAQAGELHLFCGEAVQNGHPYCEEHCGKAYTGKAGSR; from the coding sequence ATGTTCGATAAGCTGACAAGCCCGCATGAAGGTTTTCGTCTCGCTGACCTTTCACGCCGTCAATGCAAGTGGCCCGTCAATCGTGCGCAAGCTGGAGAGCTTCATCTGTTCTGTGGCGAGGCTGTCCAAAATGGACACCCGTATTGTGAGGAGCATTGCGGGAAGGCCTACACAGGCAAGGCCGGTTCGAGGTGA
- the yacG gene encoding DNA gyrase inhibitor YacG: MDEKKNISPACGAKVTPLRPTRPCPECGKPSTREAYPFCSPRCKNIDLNRWLSGSYVIAGKPLGEEDENDS; encoded by the coding sequence ATGGATGAAAAGAAGAATATCTCCCCTGCTTGCGGCGCCAAGGTGACGCCATTGCGCCCGACGCGGCCCTGCCCTGAATGTGGCAAGCCCTCGACGCGCGAGGCCTACCCGTTCTGCTCACCGCGCTGCAAGAACATCGATCTCAATCGCTGGCTTTCCGGCAGCTACGTCATTGCGGGCAAACCGCTCGGCGAAGAAGACGAGAACGATAGCTAA
- the hisD gene encoding histidinol dehydrogenase codes for MVTTLRQTDPDFEQKFAAFLSGKREVSEDVDRAVREIVDRVRREGDSALLDYSRRFDRIDLEKTGIAVTEAEIDAAFDAAPASTVEALKLARDRIEKHHARQLPKDDRYTDALGVELGSRWTAIKAVGLYVPGGTASYPSSVLMNAMPAKVAGVDRIVMVVPAPDGNLNPLVLVAARLAGVSEIYRVGGAQAIAALAYGTETIRPVAKIVGPGNAYVAAAKRIVFGTVGIDMIAGPSEVLIVADKDNNPDWIAADLLAQAEHDTAAQSILMTNDEAFAHAVEEAVERQLHTLARTETASASWRDFGAVILVKDFEDAIPLANRIAAEHLEIAVADAEAFVPRIRNAGSIFIGGYTPEVIGDYVGGCNHVLPTARSARFSSGLSVLDYMKRTSLLKLGSEQLRALGPAAIEIARAEGLDAHAQSVAIRLNL; via the coding sequence ATGGTCACAACGCTCAGACAGACCGACCCTGATTTTGAACAGAAGTTTGCGGCCTTCCTCTCCGGCAAGCGCGAGGTTTCGGAAGATGTGGACCGTGCCGTGCGGGAAATCGTGGATCGTGTACGCCGCGAGGGTGACAGCGCGCTGCTCGATTATTCACGCCGCTTCGACCGGATCGATCTGGAAAAGACCGGCATTGCCGTCACCGAGGCCGAGATCGATGCCGCATTCGATGCCGCTCCCGCCTCCACCGTCGAAGCATTGAAGCTTGCGCGCGACCGTATCGAAAAGCACCATGCTCGCCAGTTGCCGAAGGACGACCGCTATACGGATGCGCTTGGCGTCGAGCTTGGCTCGCGCTGGACGGCCATCAAGGCTGTCGGCCTCTATGTGCCTGGCGGCACGGCCAGCTATCCAAGTTCCGTTCTGATGAATGCGATGCCCGCCAAGGTCGCAGGCGTGGACCGCATCGTCATGGTGGTGCCCGCACCCGATGGCAATCTCAATCCGCTGGTGCTGGTGGCAGCCCGCCTTGCAGGCGTGTCGGAGATTTACCGCGTCGGCGGCGCGCAGGCCATTGCCGCCCTTGCCTATGGCACCGAAACGATCCGTCCCGTCGCCAAGATCGTCGGCCCCGGCAATGCCTATGTGGCAGCGGCAAAGCGCATCGTATTCGGAACGGTCGGCATCGACATGATCGCCGGGCCATCCGAAGTGCTGATCGTGGCCGACAAGGACAATAACCCGGACTGGATCGCCGCCGATCTTCTGGCACAGGCCGAGCACGATACGGCCGCGCAATCCATCCTGATGACCAATGACGAGGCCTTTGCCCACGCGGTGGAAGAAGCGGTCGAACGGCAGCTTCACACCCTGGCGCGCACTGAAACGGCTTCCGCAAGCTGGCGCGATTTCGGTGCGGTCATTCTGGTCAAGGATTTCGAGGACGCAATTCCGCTTGCCAACCGTATTGCGGCCGAGCATCTGGAAATCGCCGTGGCCGATGCGGAGGCGTTCGTACCGCGCATCCGCAATGCCGGTTCCATATTCATTGGCGGTTATACACCGGAAGTGATCGGCGATTATGTGGGGGGCTGCAACCATGTGCTGCCAACGGCGCGCTCTGCCCGTTTCTCCTCCGGCCTTTCGGTGCTCGATTATATGAAGCGCACCTCGCTTCTCAAGCTGGGCTCCGAGCAGCTTCGCGCACTTGGACCGGCTGCGATCGAGATTGCACGCGCCGAGGGTCTCGATGCCCATGCCCAATCCGTCGCCATTCGTCTGAACCTATGA
- a CDS encoding Maf-like protein, protein MNVQHKLVLASGSPRRIELLGQAGIEPDRIHPADIDETPQRAEHPRSLARRLSRDKARKAHEQLQGEAGFSGALVLAADTVVAVGRRILPKAEIEDEARECLRLLSGRTHKVFTGVCLVLPNGNLRQTLVETRLRFERLSRLQINAYLSSGEWRGKAGGYAIQGLAGSFVVKLVGSYTNVVGLPLQETVGLLADGGYPVYANWGTGKV, encoded by the coding sequence ATGAACGTGCAACACAAGCTGGTTCTTGCCTCCGGCTCTCCTCGCAGGATCGAGCTTCTGGGGCAGGCCGGTATCGAGCCGGACCGCATTCATCCCGCAGATATTGATGAAACGCCGCAGCGCGCAGAACATCCGCGCTCGCTGGCGCGCCGCCTGTCGCGGGATAAGGCACGCAAAGCGCACGAACAATTACAGGGCGAAGCCGGTTTTTCCGGCGCTCTGGTGCTTGCCGCCGATACGGTCGTGGCTGTCGGGCGGCGCATATTGCCCAAGGCCGAAATCGAGGATGAAGCGCGCGAATGCCTGCGCCTTCTGTCGGGCCGCACGCACAAGGTTTTTACAGGCGTATGCCTCGTCCTACCGAATGGTAATCTGCGCCAGACGCTCGTTGAAACACGGCTGCGTTTCGAGCGTCTTTCGCGCCTCCAGATCAATGCCTATCTTTCATCCGGCGAGTGGCGCGGCAAGGCGGGCGGCTATGCCATTCAGGGCCTTGCGGGCAGCTTCGTGGTCAAGCTTGTCGGCTCCTATACCAATGTGGTGGGCCTGCCCTTGCAGGAAACGGTCGGGCTTCTCGCCGATGGCGGTTATCCCGTCTATGCCAATTGGGGCACAGGAAAGGTTTGA
- a CDS encoding helix-turn-helix domain-containing protein, which translates to MAITAEQLRAARALLKMEQRALAEQANVNIQTLKRYEGGSGVLSGNYQYIEALIAVLTAAGVQFLEDGQVASGPGVALKVG; encoded by the coding sequence ATGGCGATAACAGCAGAACAGCTTCGGGCAGCGCGCGCACTTCTCAAAATGGAGCAACGAGCTTTAGCGGAGCAGGCGAACGTCAATATCCAGACCTTGAAACGGTATGAGGGTGGTTCCGGCGTATTGAGTGGAAACTATCAATATATCGAAGCGCTTATTGCCGTGCTCACAGCAGCAGGCGTCCAATTTCTCGAAGATGGACAGGTGGCAAGCGGGCCGGGTGTGGCGTTGAAGGTTGGATAG
- the btpA gene encoding TIR domain-containing translocated effector BtpA — translation MSSYSSNIDRLQREIARLKADDSREMSKEKQAQSKAHKAQQAISSAKSLSTQKSKMSELERATRDGAAIGKKRADIAKKIADKAKQLSSYQAKQFKADEQAVKKVAQEQKRLSDERTKHEAFIKQSLSSMRTTASATMEAEEEYDFFISHASEDKEAFVQDLVAALRDLGAKIFYDAYTLKVGDSLRRKIDQGLANSKFGIVVLSEHFFSKQWPARELDGLTAMEIGGQTRILPIWHKVSYDEVRRFSPSLADKVALNTSLKSVEEIAKELHSLI, via the coding sequence ATGAGTTCGTACTCTTCTAATATTGATCGTTTGCAGCGCGAAATAGCGAGATTAAAGGCCGACGATTCAAGAGAGATGTCTAAAGAGAAACAAGCCCAATCAAAAGCCCACAAAGCCCAACAAGCTATCAGTTCAGCAAAATCACTCTCCACACAGAAAAGCAAAATGTCAGAGCTTGAGCGCGCCACGAGGGATGGTGCCGCGATTGGCAAGAAGCGAGCGGATATCGCCAAAAAAATTGCCGATAAGGCAAAACAGTTAAGCTCCTATCAGGCTAAGCAATTCAAAGCTGATGAGCAGGCTGTTAAAAAGGTCGCGCAGGAGCAAAAGCGTTTATCAGATGAGCGAACCAAGCATGAAGCTTTCATCAAACAATCATTGAGCTCCATGCGAACAACTGCGAGCGCGACTATGGAAGCAGAAGAAGAATACGATTTCTTCATATCACATGCGAGCGAAGACAAAGAAGCATTCGTTCAGGATCTAGTCGCCGCGCTTCGCGACCTAGGAGCTAAGATTTTCTATGACGCATATACGTTGAAGGTCGGTGACAGCCTTCGGCGCAAAATCGATCAGGGGCTCGCGAACTCCAAATTTGGCATAGTTGTTCTATCGGAACACTTTTTTAGCAAGCAATGGCCCGCAAGAGAATTAGATGGACTGACGGCAATGGAAATTGGCGGACAGACGCGAATATTGCCGATCTGGCATAAAGTTTCCTACGATGAAGTTCGGCGTTTCAGTCCCTCATTGGCCGACAAAGTGGCACTGAACACATCGCTAAAAAGCGTGGAAGAAATCGCGAAAGAACTGCATTCCCTTATCTGA
- the infA gene encoding translation initiation factor IF-1 — protein sequence MAKEEVLEFPGVVTELLPNAMFRVKLENEHEIIAHTAGRMRKNRIRVLAGDKVLVEMTPYDLTKGRITYRFK from the coding sequence ATGGCGAAAGAAGAAGTCCTCGAATTTCCGGGTGTTGTTACGGAACTGCTGCCCAATGCAATGTTCCGCGTAAAGCTCGAAAACGAACATGAAATCATTGCCCATACGGCAGGCCGCATGCGCAAGAACCGTATCCGTGTTCTGGCCGGTGACAAGGTTCTGGTCGAAATGACCCCTTATGACCTGACCAAGGGCCGCATCACCTACCGCTTCAAGTAA
- a CDS encoding UPF0262 family protein yields MTADVPNARLVDVELDESIGRSTPDVEHERAVAIFDLIEENSFHPVGDQKGGPYRLKLSLMESRLIFSITRENGDAVATHILSLTPLRRVVRDYFMICESYYQAIRSATPSKIEAIDMGRRGLHNEGSQTLQARLKGKIEVDFDTARRLFTLVCVLHWRG; encoded by the coding sequence ATGACTGCCGACGTTCCCAATGCCCGTCTTGTTGACGTCGAGCTCGATGAATCCATCGGGCGCTCGACGCCTGATGTCGAGCATGAACGCGCAGTCGCCATCTTCGACCTGATTGAGGAGAACTCCTTCCATCCCGTTGGCGACCAGAAGGGCGGGCCCTACCGGCTGAAACTTTCGCTGATGGAATCGCGCCTGATCTTCTCCATCACGCGAGAAAACGGCGATGCGGTTGCCACGCATATTCTCTCGCTGACGCCGCTTCGCCGCGTGGTTCGCGATTACTTCATGATCTGCGAAAGCTATTATCAGGCCATCCGTTCCGCCACACCAAGCAAGATCGAAGCCATCGACATGGGCCGGCGCGGCCTGCACAATGAGGGATCGCAGACCTTGCAGGCGCGGCTGAAAGGCAAGATCGAGGTCGATTTCGACACGGCGCGCCGTCTTTTCACGCTGGTTTGCGTGCTGCATTGGCGGGGATGA
- a CDS encoding AbiH family protein, with translation MNNKKIFYIHGRRQTNDKLIVGHAVSPPTPQSKHDLPDYQFNPYYGYLRLTKKPVDEINECFKSWLAVLPVVEKITVCGHSLGFVDVAYFETINASNPDAEWRFSYFSDDDLTSISNLINHLHLRDEQIIAVAPIIEFEINPSTSRDDRCLSQVIPLDIFL, from the coding sequence GTGAATAATAAAAAAATATTTTATATACATGGGCGCCGCCAAACTAATGACAAATTAATTGTTGGTCACGCAGTGTCTCCCCCAACCCCTCAATCTAAGCACGATTTACCTGACTACCAATTTAATCCTTACTATGGATATTTAAGACTTACAAAAAAGCCCGTTGATGAGATTAATGAATGCTTCAAGTCATGGCTCGCTGTGCTACCAGTTGTAGAAAAAATTACCGTTTGTGGGCACTCGCTAGGGTTCGTGGATGTGGCTTATTTTGAAACAATTAATGCCTCTAATCCCGACGCCGAATGGCGATTCAGTTACTTTTCTGACGACGACTTAACCAGCATAAGCAATCTGATTAATCATCTGCATCTCCGCGACGAGCAGATAATAGCTGTCGCACCTATTATTGAATTTGAAATAAACCCATCGACAAGCCGGGACGATCGATGCTTATCTCAAGTAATTCCTTTGGATATTTTCCTTTGA
- a CDS encoding AbiH family protein has product MVHLFIVGNGFDIHHGLKTRYTDFAEYLKSAEPALHQLFSRFFYEMHKSYDWDVPNCLDADHFVYDRRRDFEESLGRLDEDDYINISQENISEYHEKIGMSEQLVDQFVSETSRILGVFRGWVLSIDIINSSRKEFSFNDDIYFVNFNYTETLEFFIV; this is encoded by the coding sequence ATGGTTCATCTTTTTATTGTTGGAAACGGCTTTGATATCCACCACGGATTGAAGACACGATATACCGACTTTGCTGAGTACTTAAAAAGCGCGGAACCTGCTCTTCACCAACTGTTCTCTAGGTTTTTCTATGAGATGCATAAGTCTTACGACTGGGATGTTCCCAATTGTTTAGACGCCGATCATTTTGTTTACGATAGGCGGCGTGACTTCGAGGAATCGTTAGGTCGCCTAGATGAAGATGATTATATCAATATTTCTCAAGAAAATATTTCTGAGTACCATGAGAAAATTGGCATGTCTGAACAACTAGTAGATCAGTTCGTCAGCGAAACTTCTCGTATTTTAGGAGTTTTCCGAGGGTGGGTACTTTCTATCGATATTATCAATTCATCAAGAAAGGAATTTTCATTCAATGATGATATTTATTTTGTTAATTTCAATTACACCGAAACATTAGAGTTTTTTATAGTGTGA
- the murA gene encoding UDP-N-acetylglucosamine 1-carboxyvinyltransferase — translation MDRIKIVGGNKLNGVIPISGAKNAALPLMIASLLTDDTLTLENVPHLADVEQLIRILSNHGVDYSVNGRREHQNGPYSRTIHFTARNIVDTTAPYELVSRMRASFWVIGPLLARMGEANVSLPGGCAIGTRPVDLLLDALLALGAEIDIENGYAKAKARNGLVGARYKFPKVSVGATHVMLMAATLAKGETIIENAAREPEVANLADCLNAMGAKISGAGSSTIHVQGVTNLSGARVRIIPDRIEAGTYAMAVAMTGGDVLLEGAQESQLSCVLETLRQAGAEINETNSGLRVVRNGHGIQPVDITTDPFPGFPTDLQAQFMGLMTRAKGTSHITETIFENRFMHVQELARLGAKISLSGQTATVEGVERLKGAQVMATDLRASVSLVIAGLAAEGETIVNRVYHLDRGFERLEEKLSRCGADVKRISG, via the coding sequence ATGGATCGCATTAAAATCGTCGGCGGCAACAAGCTCAACGGCGTCATTCCCATTTCCGGCGCTAAAAACGCTGCCCTTCCCCTGATGATCGCCTCGCTTCTCACCGACGATACGCTCACGCTGGAAAACGTGCCCCATCTGGCCGATGTCGAGCAATTGATCCGCATCCTGAGCAATCATGGCGTCGATTATTCCGTGAACGGACGTCGCGAACACCAGAACGGCCCCTATTCCCGCACGATCCATTTCACCGCCCGCAATATCGTGGACACGACCGCGCCTTATGAGCTCGTTTCCAGGATGCGCGCCAGCTTCTGGGTTATCGGTCCGCTTCTCGCCCGCATGGGTGAGGCCAATGTTTCGCTGCCCGGCGGCTGCGCCATCGGCACACGTCCCGTGGACCTGCTGCTTGATGCCCTGCTGGCGCTCGGCGCGGAAATCGACATTGAAAACGGTTATGCCAAAGCCAAGGCCAGGAACGGCCTTGTCGGCGCGCGCTATAAATTCCCCAAGGTTTCGGTCGGCGCCACGCATGTCATGCTGATGGCGGCAACGCTGGCCAAGGGCGAAACCATCATTGAAAATGCCGCACGCGAACCGGAAGTGGCAAACCTCGCCGACTGTCTCAACGCCATGGGGGCGAAGATCAGCGGCGCGGGCAGCAGCACGATCCATGTTCAAGGCGTCACCAATCTTTCCGGCGCGCGCGTGCGCATCATCCCGGACCGTATCGAGGCGGGCACCTATGCCATGGCCGTGGCAATGACCGGCGGCGATGTTCTTCTGGAAGGTGCGCAGGAAAGCCAGCTTTCCTGTGTGCTTGAAACGCTGCGCCAGGCAGGCGCTGAAATCAACGAGACCAATAGCGGCCTGCGCGTGGTGCGCAACGGGCACGGCATCCAGCCGGTCGATATCACCACCGATCCCTTCCCCGGCTTCCCGACCGATCTTCAGGCGCAGTTCATGGGCCTGATGACCCGCGCCAAAGGCACCTCGCACATTACCGAGACCATCTTTGAAAACCGCTTCATGCATGTGCAGGAACTGGCGCGTCTCGGGGCGAAAATCTCGCTCTCCGGCCAGACCGCAACCGTGGAGGGCGTGGAACGCCTGAAGGGCGCGCAGGTGATGGCGACGGACCTGCGTGCCTCTGTTTCGCTGGTGATCGCAGGACTTGCAGCCGAAGGCGAAACCATCGTCAACCGCGTCTATCACCTTGATCGCGGCTTTGAACGGCTGGAGGAAAAGCTTTCGCGCTGCGGCGCGGATGTCAAGCGTATCAGCGGCTGA
- a CDS encoding DUF2948 family protein: MEMLKLVALDEEDLQVLSAHLQDAVLKVSDLQYLAREKRFLLTANRFVWEEARPKFLRKPSYQRRRTALHFNRVSMAKATGINRQNQDDVLSLLTIRFIPGQTPAGTIELTFSANAAIRLDVECIEAQLTDLGAAWETESLPRHNV, translated from the coding sequence ATGGAAATGTTGAAGCTTGTGGCGCTGGATGAAGAGGATTTGCAGGTCCTGTCCGCCCATCTTCAGGATGCGGTTCTCAAAGTGTCCGATCTCCAGTATCTCGCCAGGGAAAAGCGGTTTCTGCTGACCGCCAATCGTTTTGTCTGGGAAGAAGCCAGGCCAAAATTCCTGCGCAAGCCCAGCTATCAGCGCCGCCGCACCGCCCTGCATTTCAACCGTGTGTCTATGGCAAAGGCCACCGGCATCAACCGGCAGAATCAGGATGATGTGCTGTCGCTTCTCACAATCCGTTTCATTCCGGGCCAGACGCCAGCCGGAACAATCGAACTGACTTTTTCCGCAAATGCGGCTATCCGTCTCGACGTGGAATGTATCGAAGCGCAATTGACGGATCTCGGCGCCGCCTGGGAAACCGAATCTCTTCCGCGCCATAACGTATGA
- a CDS encoding low molecular weight phosphatase family protein, with product MVAVTRTDAEGGKEAATRLPTSILFVCGKNAIRSPMAELLARTLLPANIYIASAGVKRGERDPFVDAVLSEEGLSLDNRQPRGIEELADGYFDLIVTLTPLAHHTVLERMRGFSVDVEYWPTPDPTLVTGSREQIMAAYRDVRDRLKRRITLRFGFG from the coding sequence ATGGTCGCGGTTACCCGGACTGATGCAGAAGGCGGGAAGGAAGCTGCGACAAGGCTTCCCACCTCCATTCTCTTCGTATGCGGCAAGAACGCGATCCGCTCTCCCATGGCGGAGCTTCTTGCAAGAACGCTCCTGCCAGCCAATATCTATATTGCATCGGCAGGTGTGAAACGCGGCGAGCGTGACCCTTTTGTCGATGCTGTGCTCTCCGAGGAAGGCCTGTCACTCGACAATCGCCAGCCACGCGGCATAGAAGAACTGGCCGACGGTTATTTCGATCTCATCGTAACGCTGACGCCGCTTGCCCATCATACGGTGCTGGAGCGTATGCGGGGCTTTTCGGTCGATGTGGAATATTGGCCGACGCCGGACCCAACGCTCGTGACCGGCAGCCGTGAGCAGATCATGGCCGCCTATCGCGATGTTCGCGACCGGCTGAAACGGCGAATCACATTGCGTTTCGGCTTCGGTTGA